Proteins from one Nicotiana tabacum cultivar K326 chromosome 23, ASM71507v2, whole genome shotgun sequence genomic window:
- the LOC142177319 gene encoding secreted RxLR effector protein 78-like, which translates to MLRSIKCTTITLVPKVISPTFFKEFSPKACSSTVYKLIAKIITAKLKTVVDYIVGPSQSAFMEGRNILENVIIAHDLVKCYTQKGVSLRGLINVDIRKAYVSVEWPFIKMILIEFGMPLKFVQLVMEYVRNVSYSLLINGGFSTKFQANKGLRLGDPMSPYLFMLVMEYLN; encoded by the coding sequence ATGTTGAGAAGTATTAAATGTACCACAATTACACTGGTTCCCAAAGTTATTAGTCCTACATTTTTTAAGGAGTTTAGTCCCAAAGCATGCAGCTCTACAGTTTATAAACTCATTGCAAAGATCATAACGGCAAAATTAAAGACTGTGGTTGACTACATTGTTGGACCTTCTCAATCAGCATTTATGGAAGGGAGGAACATATTGGAGAATGTTATTATTGCACATGACTTGGTTAAATGCTACACTCAGAAAGGGGTCTCCCTAAGAGGTTTGATCAACGTTGACATACGAAAAGCATATGTCTCAGTCGAGTGGCCATTCATAAAAATGATACTAATAGAATTTGGTATGCCTTTGAAGTTTGTACAGCTTGTGATGGAGTATGTGAGAAATGTCAGTTATTCTCTGTTAATAAATGGAGGATTCTCTACCAAATTTCAAGCAAATAAAGGGCTTAGGTTGGGAGATCCAATGTCTCCCTACCTATTTATGTTGGTGATGGAATACCTGAATTGA